The Glandiceps talaboti chromosome 9, keGlaTala1.1, whole genome shotgun sequence genome window below encodes:
- the LOC144440206 gene encoding uncharacterized protein LOC144440206: protein MRKNIKVMKLCALWSLIFCVSTFVFYDYSLDMRYKFFVAWFGFDNVILGGTGWINGTLQPHDDYVIPNTAHFVWFNCRPFTVIHMLSLASVYQVMKPDKIFFYTDCEPEGEYWNQVSLIPQLEVKYMKGPTEVGGKPLNKNWPEHMSDIARLRILLREGGVYFDTDIFVVNPLDPLRKYDYVAGREDGYLLSGAVMMASKDSQFLKEFYKSYEETYRDYCYNCNAIVDHHNLAEKFPHLIHIENYSMHRPDNINWKTLFYRKFDWQNGHYTFHIWKDSLKLWSWIGAPRQKDGNYIREFNLQNIRELDSAFGEMSRFIYYGTKDIIPLNIDPPEPWWTELKKRKSESKIKIDG from the coding sequence ATGAGAAAGAATATAaaagttatgaaattatgtGCACTGTGGAGTCTTATATTCTGTGTATCAACGTTCGTATTCTATGACTACAGTCTTGACATGCGATACAAATTTTTCGTTGCCTGGTTTGGTTTTGACAATGTCATACTTGGAGGTACAGGTTGGATAAACGGGACTTTACAGCCCCACGATGACTACGTAATTCCAAATACAGCCCATTTCGTCTGGTTTAACTGTCGTCCTTTCACTGTGATCCATATGCTTAGTCTGGCCAGCGTCTACCAAGTCATGAAACCTGATAAAATATTCTTTTACACCGATTGCGAACCTGAAGGTGAGTATTGGAACCAGGTCTCACTAATACCACAACTAGAAGTGAAGTACATGAAAGGTCCTACAGAGGTCGGTGGTAAGCCACTGAACAAAAATTGGCCTGAGCATATGTCAGATATTGCAAGACTACGAATACTTCTTCGAGAAGGGGGCGTTTACTTCGACACGGACATATTCGTGGTCAACCCTCTAGACCCTTTACGAAAGTACGACTACGTCGCTGGTCGTGAAGACGGCTATCTGCTTAGTGGTGCTGTGATGATGGCGAGCAAAGACTCCCAATTTTTGAAAGAATTCTACAAAAGTTATGAAGAGACATACAGAGACTATTGTTATAATTGCAACGCCATCGTAGATCATCACAACTTGGCTGAGAAATTCCCTCACTTGATTCACATCGAAAACTACAGCATGCATCGACCGGACAATATTAACTGGAAAACTctgttttacagaaaatttgATTGGCAGAACGGACACTACACTTTTCATATCTGGAAAGACTCGTTGAAACTCTGGAGTTGGATAGGAGCACCCCGACAAAAGGACGGAAATTATATCCGAGAGTTTAACCTACAAAACATTAGAGAACTTGATTCAGCTTTTGGTGAAATGTCTCGATTTATTTACTATGGCACGAAAGATATCATTCCTTTAAATATCGATCCACCTGAACCTTGGTGGACTGagctgaaaaaaagaaaatctgaGTCAAAGATAAAGATAGATGGATAA
- the LOC144440170 gene encoding UDP-N-acetylglucosamine--dolichyl-phosphate N-acetylglucosaminephosphotransferase-like — translation MYLPLLINFAMSVAGFVLTLVVMPSFYQLFLDANMFGRDLNKTSKEKVPEALGVICGAIYLIIMFLFIPVPFMEIFLQEKWAEFPHHEFVKFICALLSICCMIFLGFADDALNLKWRHKLLLPTMASLPLLMVYLVSFGNTVIMVPKPLRFLLGLDIDLNILYYLYMGMLAVFCTNAINILAGINGIESGQSLVIAVSIVIFNIVELSRGYGRDDHLLSLYIMMPFVGVCAALLYYNWYPSRVFVGDTFCYFAGMTFAVVGILGHFSKTMLLFFIPQVINFVYSIPQLFHFVPCPRHRLPKYDPKTDKLGMSYSRFKKEELKFLGWVALKIFSIFGLVDFREDIGEDGQYMECNNLTIINFVIKLIGPTHERRLTIYLLIIQVIGSCLAFFIRFQLASMFYDVVH, via the exons ATGTATCTACCACTTCTGATCAACTTTGCCATGTCTGTGGCGGGTTTCGTTCTCACACTTGTCGTTATGCCCAGCTTTTACCAGCTTTTCCTGGACGCCAATATGTTTGGACGGGACTTGAACAAGACCTCCAAGGAAAAAGT ACCTGAAGCTCTTGGTGTTATCTGTGGTGCCATCTATCTTATTATCATGTTTCTCTTTATACCAGTTCCATTCATGGAAATCTTTCTACAAGAAAAATGGGCCGAATTCCCTCACCACGAG tttgtcaaatttatttgtgCACTGCTGTCAATCTGTTGCATGATATTTTTGGGATTTGCTGACGATGCTCTCAACTTGAAATGGCGTCATAAACTATTGTTACCAACCATGGCATCATTACCTCTACTGATGGTATACCTAGTCAGCTTTGGTAATACTGTGATTATGGTGCCAAAACCACTGAGATTCCTACTTGGACTTGACATTGATCTGA ATATCCTCTACTATCTGTACATGGGTATGCTAGCAGTCTTCTGTACCAATGCCATCAATATTCTGGCTGGCATAAATGGAATAGAATCAGGACAGTCATTGGTCATTgctgtttccatagtaatatttaatattgtaGAGTTATCAAGAGGCTATGGTCGGGATGATCATTTGTTATCACtctatataatgatgccatttgtAGGAGTGTGTGCAGCATTACTCTATTATAATTG GTATCCATCCAGAGTATTCGTTGGTGATACATTCTGTTATTTTGCTGGAATGACCTTTGCCGTTGTCGGAATTTTGGGACATTTCAGTAAAACCATGTTGCTGTTTTTCATTCCACAAGTCATCAACTTTGTCTATTCAATACcacaactatttcattttgtgCCTTGTCCAAGACATAGACTACCTAA ATATGATCCCAAGACAGACAAGCTAGGAATGAGCTATTCAagatttaaaaaagaagaattaAAATTTCTTGGCTGGGTAGCATTGAAAATATTTAGCATATTTGGTCTCGTGGATTTCAGGGAAGACATTGGTGAGGACGGCCAATACATGGAGTGCAATAATCTTActattattaattttgttataaAACTTATTGGTCCAACACATGAAAGACGTTTGACAATATACTTGTTGATTATACAG GTCATTGGAAGTTGCTTAGCCTTCTTTATCAGATTCCAGTTAGCCAGTATGTTTTATGATGTTGTCCACTAA